Proteins encoded together in one Oceanobacillus iheyensis HTE831 window:
- the qoxD gene encoding cytochrome aa3 quinol oxidase subunit IV, with product MRELFPMKQVNGFIFSLLLTVIALSVYFLDMSFAMGLTILIVTAFIQAGVQLIVFMHAGESEDKGTIYTSIYYGALIALLTVFGSLLAMVWGYM from the coding sequence ATGAGAGAATTATTTCCTATGAAGCAGGTTAACGGCTTTATCTTTTCCCTGCTCCTCACAGTGATTGCACTGAGTGTCTACTTTTTAGACATGTCCTTTGCAATGGGCTTAACAATTCTTATTGTTACAGCATTCATTCAAGCTGGAGTACAATTGATTGTATTTATGCACGCAGGAGAAAGTGAAGATAAAGGCACCATATATACAAGTATTTATTACGGTGCATTGATTGCATTGCTCACTGTATTCGGATCATTACTTGCAATGGTTTGGGGATATATGTAA